From one bacterium genomic stretch:
- a CDS encoding helix-turn-helix domain-containing protein yields MKRPQDTFQFPSELGRRLRDLRLRAGLTQPELAQVMGRTGAGRACIVSRMEKGKVRYPSLGLVADFLRGCRAGFKDVLDILDLYTNLPTTQQQVFGKALAKVAAGVPQKWQAQVTNYDMRVDLPKSSRAETRLQAKPDLPRRLERARKNAAAARRRFLYGQFLSRAVNDTGLQPVMAIAVPLFNHGLEQFRILYRTRGAKPEARERLLAESRTLFEKSSQFPSEAIRKLEDDVRRHFAELEMKGEMDWLPDLSLDAYEASLLKPGRKPNLREDQRREFARRVDEYAAARGAAVEQVWQEVQPLLDEAGVPNERRPVYRGLVGVCCSAALNHEPGSVGERRQLDEYMLEPRWVRLGLDTALAQKLANIVLACFRELAKSFPPDPRPRR; encoded by the coding sequence ATGAAAAGGCCACAGGACACGTTTCAGTTTCCGTCCGAGCTGGGGCGTCGGCTCAGGGATTTGCGGCTCAGAGCCGGGTTGACCCAGCCGGAGCTGGCTCAAGTCATGGGCCGGACCGGCGCCGGCAGGGCATGTATCGTGAGCCGAATGGAGAAGGGCAAGGTGCGCTATCCGTCGCTTGGGCTCGTCGCCGACTTTTTGCGCGGGTGCCGGGCCGGGTTCAAGGACGTGCTGGATATCCTCGACCTGTACACGAATCTGCCGACAACCCAGCAGCAGGTATTCGGCAAAGCCCTGGCCAAGGTTGCGGCCGGCGTGCCGCAGAAGTGGCAGGCGCAGGTCACGAACTACGACATGCGAGTCGATCTTCCCAAGTCTTCTCGGGCTGAGACTCGATTACAAGCGAAACCGGACCTGCCCAGGCGGCTGGAGCGAGCGCGGAAGAACGCCGCGGCGGCACGGCGACGATTCCTGTACGGCCAGTTCCTGTCGCGGGCGGTGAACGATACCGGACTGCAGCCGGTCATGGCCATAGCGGTGCCGTTGTTCAACCACGGGCTGGAGCAGTTCCGGATTCTCTACCGGACGCGGGGCGCCAAGCCCGAAGCAAGGGAGAGACTCCTGGCTGAGTCCAGGACCTTGTTCGAGAAGTCAAGCCAGTTCCCCTCGGAAGCCATCCGTAAGCTTGAGGACGACGTGCGCCGGCATTTCGCCGAGTTGGAGATGAAAGGAGAGATGGACTGGCTGCCGGACCTGAGCCTCGACGCATACGAGGCGAGTCTGCTCAAGCCGGGACGCAAGCCTAATCTGCGGGAGGACCAGCGTCGCGAGTTCGCGCGCAGGGTTGATGAGTACGCGGCGGCGCGAGGGGCCGCAGTCGAGCAAGTGTGGCAGGAGGTGCAGCCCCTGCTTGACGAGGCCGGTGTGCCGAACGAGCGCAGGCCGGTCTATCGCGGTCTGGTTGGAGTATGCTGCAGTGCGGCGCTGAACCACGAGCCGGGCAGCGTGGGGGAGAGGCGGCAGTTGGACGAGTACATGCTCGAACCGCGCTGGGTTCGGCTCGGACTCGACACCGCACTTGCCCAGAAGCTGGCCAACATCGTGCTCGCCTGTTTCCGCGAACTGGCCAAGTCATTCCCGCCCGACCCGCGGCCGAGGCGATAG
- a CDS encoding MBL fold metallo-hydrolase: protein MQPDNPTSGHIPVSGKRGQSHRGDTSTDRGEERLADVSPVQSPFSGHVPSDRMVILGSGGARIVVAKQLRSSGGIWFSLGGTQFLLDPGPGALVRMTGSRHKLDPTKLSGILLSHRHLDHSGDVNNMIEAMTMGGTEPRGALFAPSDALGGDDPVVLKYVRPFLERVVTTVEGGSYELGNVRFTCPVRHQHRGEVYGFRFQTGGLSADYTDGRNRSEETADVADDADGAGRNRREESTDYADYTDGRNRSEETADVADDADGAGRNRREESADYADFTDSGPNPRTLEPQNPGCGEIAKDAEDSGRSPVFGLRSALTVSYIADTRYFPELAEHYRADVVIMNVVRPTPSQLDHLSAPDAEELVKAIRPKLAVMTHFGMRMLAAKPWIVAREMSERTGCRVVAASDGMLIDLEQVKESMTDSQLPVPNTGAA from the coding sequence ATGCAGCCAGACAATCCCACTTCGGGACACATCCCTGTCTCCGGAAAGCGGGGGCAGTCCCACAGAGGGGACACGTCCACGGATCGAGGCGAGGAACGCCTCGCGGATGTGTCCCCGGTACAGTCCCCATTTTCCGGTCATGTCCCTTCGGACCGGATGGTGATTCTCGGCTCGGGCGGAGCCAGGATTGTCGTGGCCAAGCAGTTGAGGTCGTCGGGCGGCATCTGGTTCTCGCTTGGCGGCACGCAGTTCCTGCTTGACCCGGGGCCGGGTGCGCTCGTGCGGATGACCGGCTCGCGGCACAAGCTCGACCCGACAAAGCTCTCGGGCATCCTGCTCTCACACCGGCATCTCGACCATTCCGGAGACGTGAATAACATGATTGAGGCGATGACGATGGGTGGGACCGAGCCGCGCGGTGCCCTATTCGCCCCGTCCGATGCGCTTGGAGGCGATGACCCGGTCGTACTCAAGTACGTGCGGCCGTTCCTTGAGAGGGTGGTCACCACTGTCGAGGGCGGCTCGTACGAGTTGGGCAACGTCAGATTCACCTGCCCGGTCAGGCATCAGCACCGCGGGGAAGTGTACGGGTTCAGGTTCCAGACCGGAGGTCTGTCCGCAGATTACACAGATGGCCGGAACCGGAGCGAAGAAACCGCAGATGTCGCAGATGACGCAGATGGGGCCGGACGGAACCGAAGGGAAGAATCCACAGATTACGCAGATTACACAGATGGCCGGAACCGGAGCGAAGAAACCGCAGATGTCGCAGATGATGCAGATGGGGCCGGACGGAACCGGAGGGAAGAATCCGCAGATTACGCAGATTTCACAGATTCCGGCCCGAACCCCCGAACCCTTGAACCCCAGAACCCAGGCTGTGGGGAAATCGCCAAGGACGCCGAGGATTCCGGGCGGTCTCCGGTCTTCGGTCTCCGGTCTGCTCTGACGGTGTCCTACATAGCGGACACGCGGTACTTTCCGGAGCTGGCCGAGCACTACCGGGCAGACGTTGTAATCATGAATGTCGTACGGCCGACGCCGTCGCAGCTTGACCATCTGAGCGCGCCGGATGCCGAGGAGCTGGTCAAGGCCATTCGTCCCAAGCTGGCGGTGATGACTCACTTCGGGATGAGGATGTTGGCGGCCAAGCCGTGGATTGTCGCGCGGGAGATGAGCGAGCGGACCGGGTGCAGGGTCGTGGCGGCATCGGATGGAATGCTAATCGACCTTGAGCAGGTCAAGGAGTCAATGACGGATTCCCAATTACCAGTTCCTAACACGGGAGCGGCGTAG
- the mutL gene encoding DNA mismatch repair endonuclease MutL → MIERRPVRLLPDDTVRRIAAGEVIVRPANAIKELVENSLDAGATDIRVEIKQGGKNLIRVSDNGCGMTRDDVRLAVVRHATSKLASAEDLTRITTYGFRGEALAAIGAVTRLTIETNADESGPGTLVEVEGGEVKDIGETVRPRGTTISARMLFFNLPVRRAFMKSDNYEARLVVETVRNYAIAYPEVAFTLISNEREAIRLGPAGTVKDRIKALYDKRVFESMVEMKVDNPLLSLSGFLAEPTRSRSFYEVQAIFMNKRPVRNPTVVRAVYEGYGPVLTGNNPDFVLFIETDPSRLDVNLHPTKQEVRFADERFLFDFVSEAVRQGLGIQRGKETADADFLYQRGFVPEDAAPQEFWQLHNTYILAQVTSGYVIVDQHAAHERILFEAVMKGREDVAPQGLLFPITLELTAEEFEAYERAKDRLEKMGVEVVPYSGRTVAVETVPAGSFMGKEEVRELFSELARVKPGDIGIGTELAKVIACKGAVKAGQRLTAPEMESIINRLFACKEPYFCPHGRPAIIKITVEDLERRFGRT, encoded by the coding sequence GTGATCGAGCGCAGGCCGGTGAGGTTGTTGCCCGATGACACCGTGCGCAGGATTGCCGCGGGCGAGGTCATTGTCCGGCCGGCGAACGCCATCAAGGAACTCGTTGAGAACTCGCTCGACGCCGGCGCCACCGACATCCGGGTGGAAATCAAGCAGGGCGGCAAGAACCTGATAAGGGTGAGCGACAATGGCTGCGGGATGACGCGCGACGACGTCAGACTGGCAGTGGTCCGGCACGCGACCAGCAAGCTCGCGTCCGCCGAGGACCTGACGAGGATAACCACCTACGGTTTCCGGGGCGAAGCCCTGGCCGCCATCGGTGCGGTCACACGTCTGACCATCGAGACGAACGCCGATGAATCCGGGCCCGGCACGCTGGTCGAGGTCGAGGGCGGAGAGGTGAAGGACATCGGCGAGACCGTCCGGCCCCGCGGCACAACCATCTCCGCGCGGATGCTCTTCTTCAACCTGCCGGTGCGCCGGGCGTTCATGAAGTCCGACAATTACGAGGCGCGGCTGGTGGTGGAAACCGTCCGCAACTACGCGATTGCCTATCCCGAGGTCGCCTTCACGCTGATATCGAACGAGCGCGAGGCGATACGGCTCGGTCCGGCCGGGACCGTGAAGGACCGCATCAAGGCGCTGTACGATAAGCGGGTGTTCGAGAGTATGGTCGAGATGAAGGTCGACAATCCGCTGCTCTCGCTTTCCGGATTCCTCGCGGAACCGACCCGGTCGCGCAGCTTCTACGAGGTGCAGGCGATATTCATGAACAAGCGCCCGGTGCGTAATCCGACCGTGGTACGCGCGGTGTACGAGGGCTATGGGCCGGTTCTCACCGGCAACAATCCGGACTTCGTGCTCTTCATCGAGACCGACCCGTCGCGCCTTGACGTGAATCTGCACCCGACCAAGCAGGAGGTGCGGTTCGCGGACGAGCGGTTCCTGTTCGACTTCGTTTCCGAGGCGGTGCGGCAGGGTCTGGGAATCCAGCGAGGCAAGGAGACGGCGGACGCCGACTTCCTGTACCAGCGGGGATTCGTGCCCGAGGATGCGGCACCCCAGGAGTTCTGGCAGTTGCACAACACTTACATCCTCGCTCAGGTTACGTCCGGGTACGTGATTGTCGACCAGCACGCGGCCCATGAGAGGATTCTCTTCGAGGCGGTCATGAAGGGCAGGGAAGACGTGGCGCCGCAGGGGCTCCTGTTCCCGATTACGCTGGAGCTGACGGCGGAGGAGTTCGAGGCCTACGAAAGGGCAAAGGACCGGCTGGAGAAGATGGGCGTCGAGGTCGTACCGTACAGCGGCCGCACCGTGGCGGTGGAGACGGTCCCGGCCGGGTCCTTCATGGGCAAGGAGGAGGTGCGGGAGCTGTTCTCCGAGCTGGCCCGAGTGAAGCCGGGGGACATCGGAATCGGGACCGAGCTTGCCAAGGTCATCGCCTGCAAGGGAGCGGTCAAGGCAGGTCAGCGGCTCACGGCTCCGGAGATGGAGTCGATTATCAACCGCCTGTTCGCCTGCAAGGAACCCTACTTCTGTCCGCACGGCCGTCCGGCGATTATCAAGATTACGGTCGAAGATTTGGAGCGGCGATTCGGCAGAACCTAG
- the miaA gene encoding tRNA (adenosine(37)-N6)-dimethylallyltransferase MiaA yields MTSADTRIARAPCRVLVLCGPTGVGKTEVAVALARRHKFEIVSADSRQVYSGLDIGTAKPGVELRREIGIHMVDVVEPNRAYSAVDFARDALTVMRQLRDKGKRFAVVGGSGMYLKALFEPFFEAPKPSPALRQRLETETSPALYDRLKRVDPERAAKLHPNDRQRVVRALEVYETTGKTMTELARKAKAEVEFEPVYVVLSMERELLRRRIDARFDAMMSAGLLDEVRRLKKSGFGRDSYVASAYGYAELLGHLEGQLTINRAVAEAKAKTRAYAKRQMTWFRSLKDAKWLECEDVADGVREVEPLLREVLTDSRTKDERQSTKDKARA; encoded by the coding sequence GTGACCAGCGCTGACACGCGGATAGCTCGCGCACCGTGCCGTGTCCTGGTGCTGTGTGGTCCTACCGGCGTCGGCAAGACCGAGGTCGCGGTCGCGCTGGCGCGAAGGCACAAGTTTGAAATCGTCTCGGCCGACTCGCGGCAGGTCTATTCGGGGCTGGACATCGGGACGGCCAAGCCTGGGGTTGAGCTGCGGCGAGAGATCGGGATTCACATGGTCGACGTGGTCGAGCCTAACCGGGCCTACTCGGCCGTGGACTTCGCGCGCGACGCGCTGACAGTGATGAGGCAACTGCGTGACAAGGGGAAGCGGTTTGCGGTGGTCGGCGGTTCAGGCATGTACCTGAAGGCGCTGTTTGAGCCATTCTTCGAGGCGCCGAAGCCGTCGCCGGCTCTGCGTCAGCGTCTGGAAACTGAAACATCGCCGGCGCTTTACGACCGGCTCAAGCGCGTGGACCCGGAACGGGCAGCGAAGCTGCATCCGAATGACCGGCAGCGCGTGGTGCGAGCTCTGGAGGTATACGAGACTACGGGCAAGACCATGACGGAGCTGGCGAGGAAGGCCAAGGCTGAGGTTGAGTTTGAACCGGTGTACGTCGTGCTGAGCATGGAGCGGGAGTTGTTGCGTCGGAGGATTGACGCCAGGTTCGACGCGATGATGAGCGCGGGCCTGTTGGATGAGGTAAGACGCCTGAAGAAGTCGGGCTTCGGCCGCGACTCGTACGTTGCCAGTGCGTACGGGTATGCGGAGTTGCTCGGGCATCTGGAGGGTCAGCTGACGATAAACCGGGCGGTTGCGGAAGCCAAAGCCAAGACCCGGGCATATGCGAAGCGCCAGATGACGTGGTTCCGGTCGCTCAAGGACGCGAAGTGGCTGGAGTGCGAGGATGTGGCGGACGGTGTGCGAGAAGTGGAACCGTTACTAAGGGAAGTGCTGACCGACTCTCGGACCAAGGACGAAAGACAAAGTACAAAGGACAAAGCAAGAGCGTAA
- the metK gene encoding methionine adenosyltransferase yields the protein MRTTFTSESVTEGHPDKVCDRISDAVLDEVLRQDPHGRVACESFVTVGMVLVGGEITTHAWVDLPKLVRGVLRDIGYVTAESGLSCDSCAVLNAIGKQSPDIKQGVDTGGAGDQGVMFGYACKETDELMPLPMVLSHKLAQRLAHVRKQGILPYLRPDGKSQVTVEYDNGMPVRVDSIVIAAQHDESILDKTGHYITKASRQELIDTVARHVVPAQFIDRKTKFYVNETGKFVVGGPQSDTGMTGRKIIVDTYGGRIAHGGGAFSGKDPSKVDRSATYMARYIAKNCVAAGLCKEMTVRLAYVIGVAEPTDVSVDTFGTGLIDDEKLVKLIREVFPLKPREMIHYLNLLKPIYQATSAYGHFGREPQVKKDGKQTLEFFNWEKTDKVAELRRALK from the coding sequence ATGCGAACAACTTTCACTTCTGAGTCGGTCACTGAAGGTCACCCCGATAAGGTCTGCGACCGCATTTCGGATGCGGTGCTGGACGAAGTGCTGCGCCAGGACCCGCACGGCCGGGTTGCCTGTGAGTCGTTCGTTACCGTCGGCATGGTGCTGGTCGGTGGCGAGATTACGACCCACGCGTGGGTCGACCTGCCCAAACTGGTGCGCGGCGTGCTCCGGGACATCGGGTACGTCACAGCCGAGAGCGGGCTGTCCTGCGACAGTTGCGCGGTCCTCAATGCCATCGGCAAGCAGTCCCCTGACATCAAGCAGGGCGTTGATACCGGCGGTGCCGGGGACCAGGGCGTGATGTTCGGGTACGCCTGCAAGGAGACCGATGAGTTGATGCCGCTGCCGATGGTGCTCTCGCACAAGCTGGCTCAGCGCCTGGCTCACGTGCGCAAACAGGGGATTCTGCCTTACCTGCGTCCCGATGGCAAGTCGCAGGTCACGGTGGAGTATGACAACGGCATGCCGGTGCGCGTGGACAGCATCGTGATCGCGGCCCAGCACGACGAGTCGATTCTCGACAAGACCGGACACTACATTACCAAGGCGTCGCGACAGGAGTTGATCGACACGGTGGCACGTCACGTGGTCCCGGCCCAGTTCATCGACCGGAAGACCAAGTTCTACGTGAACGAGACCGGCAAGTTCGTGGTCGGCGGGCCCCAGTCCGACACCGGCATGACCGGCCGCAAGATCATCGTCGACACGTACGGCGGCAGGATTGCCCACGGCGGCGGCGCGTTTTCGGGCAAGGATCCGAGCAAGGTCGACCGCTCCGCAACCTACATGGCGCGCTACATCGCCAAGAACTGCGTGGCCGCTGGGCTGTGCAAGGAAATGACGGTGCGGCTGGCCTACGTCATTGGCGTGGCCGAGCCGACGGATGTGTCCGTCGATACCTTCGGCACCGGCCTGATCGACGACGAGAAGCTGGTCAAACTGATCCGTGAAGTGTTCCCGCTGAAGCCGCGGGAGATGATTCACTACCTGAACCTGCTGAAGCCGATATACCAGGCGACGTCGGCCTACGGTCACTTCGGCCGCGAACCGCAGGTGAAGAAGGACGGCAAGCAGACGCTTGAGTTCTTCAACTGGGAGAAGACCGACAAAGTGGCCGAACTGCGCCGGGCGCTCAAGTAG
- the ahcY gene encoding adenosylhomocysteinase — MDCDVKDLSLAKTGKTKIEWAGRFMPVLAEIRKRFEKQQPLKGVRMSCCLHVTSETANLVRTLKAGGAKVRLCASNPLSTQDEVAASLVKDYGIPTFAIKGENRDQYFQHIEQALSHGPMITTDDGADLISTLHKEKGKRLEAVLGGTEETTTGVIRLRSMEKDGVLAFPVIAVNDSETKFMFDNRYGTGQSSLDGILRATNILFAGTTLVVCGYGWCGRGVASRAKGMGSDVIVTEVNPVRALEARMDGFRVMKLIDACKVGDVFITVTGDINVIDKQHMLAMKDGAIVCNSGHFDAEINKAVLDQITKSSRELRRFCVEHILTNGKRLILLAEGRLVNLAAAEGHPAMVMDMSFANQAVAAEYILKNRGKLENRVYKVPEDLDKGIAEVKLRTLGIKIDKLTAEQAAYISSWQHGT, encoded by the coding sequence ATGGATTGTGATGTTAAGGACCTGAGTCTAGCTAAGACAGGCAAGACCAAGATAGAATGGGCCGGGCGCTTCATGCCGGTGCTGGCCGAGATACGGAAGCGGTTCGAGAAGCAGCAGCCGCTGAAGGGCGTGCGGATGAGTTGCTGCCTGCACGTGACATCGGAGACCGCGAACCTCGTGCGGACACTCAAGGCGGGCGGCGCAAAGGTGCGGCTGTGCGCATCCAATCCGCTCTCAACTCAAGATGAGGTCGCGGCCTCACTGGTCAAGGACTATGGTATCCCGACCTTTGCCATCAAGGGCGAGAACCGGGACCAGTACTTCCAGCACATCGAGCAGGCGCTGTCCCATGGCCCGATGATTACCACCGACGACGGCGCCGACCTGATTTCGACTCTACACAAGGAGAAGGGTAAGCGGCTTGAGGCAGTGCTGGGTGGAACTGAGGAGACTACGACCGGAGTCATACGGCTGCGCAGCATGGAAAAGGACGGAGTGCTTGCTTTCCCGGTGATAGCGGTCAATGACTCGGAGACGAAGTTCATGTTCGACAACCGCTACGGGACCGGCCAATCTTCACTCGACGGCATCCTGCGGGCCACCAACATCCTGTTTGCGGGCACTACGCTCGTTGTCTGCGGCTACGGCTGGTGCGGCCGCGGCGTTGCCTCCCGGGCCAAGGGCATGGGTTCGGATGTCATCGTCACCGAGGTCAACCCGGTGCGCGCGCTCGAAGCCCGCATGGACGGGTTCCGAGTGATGAAGCTGATTGATGCCTGCAAGGTCGGCGACGTGTTCATCACTGTGACCGGCGATATCAACGTGATTGACAAGCAGCATATGCTGGCGATGAAGGACGGGGCGATTGTCTGCAACTCCGGGCACTTTGATGCGGAGATAAACAAGGCTGTCCTGGACCAGATAACGAAGTCCAGCCGCGAGCTGCGCCGGTTTTGCGTAGAACACATACTGACGAACGGCAAGCGGCTTATCCTGCTCGCAGAGGGCAGGCTTGTGAACCTGGCTGCGGCCGAAGGCCACCCGGCGATGGTTATGGACATGTCGTTCGCCAACCAGGCGGTAGCTGCCGAGTACATCCTGAAGAACAGGGGCAAGCTGGAGAATCGAGTTTACAAGGTGCCGGAGGATCTCGACAAAGGAATCGCCGAGGTCAAGCTGCGGACGCTCGGCATCAAGATCGACAAGCTGACGGCGGAGCAGGCGGCATACATTTCGAGCTGGCAGCACGGGACTTGA
- the guaB gene encoding IMP dehydrogenase, whose translation MNIKESLTFDDVLLVPQESGVLPNEVDTESYFTREIALKLPLVSAAMDTVTETRMAIAMAQSGGIGVVHKNLSVDEQAAMVARVKRAESSMIAEPISITPDKTIAEARELMAQYGISGLPVVDAKMRLVGILTKRDLLFQDDWKVPVSKVMTAEGLITAPEGTTLRRAREILRKHRVEKLPIVDRSRRLKGLITTKDILKRVENPNATLDSKRRLKVSAAVGVGRDALARAEALVNAEVDAIVIDTAHGHQDKVVEAARQLRRKYPKLQLVAGNVGTAEGALALAEAGADAVKVGVGPGSICTTRIVAGVGVPQLTAVMECSAALKARRVPIIADGGVRYSGDVAKALAAGAGTVMMGNLLAGTDESPGEDVLLEGRRYKVYRGMGSLDAMKKGSADRYFQEGSAKLVPEGIVGRVPYRGSAREVLFQLDGGVRAAMGFCGASTIPEFRRKAKFVKITGAGLRESHPHDVTITKEAPNYEAPEGQE comes from the coding sequence ATGAACATCAAGGAATCCCTGACTTTCGACGACGTTCTTCTGGTTCCGCAGGAGTCGGGCGTGCTTCCGAACGAGGTCGACACCGAATCGTACTTCACCAGGGAGATAGCGCTGAAGCTTCCCCTGGTGAGCGCGGCGATGGATACGGTGACCGAGACGCGGATGGCGATTGCCATGGCCCAGTCCGGCGGTATCGGGGTCGTGCACAAGAATCTGTCGGTCGATGAGCAGGCGGCAATGGTCGCCAGGGTGAAGCGGGCCGAGTCGAGCATGATTGCCGAACCGATATCCATCACGCCGGACAAGACGATTGCCGAGGCGCGCGAGTTGATGGCGCAGTACGGGATTTCCGGCCTGCCGGTCGTAGATGCGAAGATGCGGCTGGTCGGCATCCTTACCAAGCGCGACCTCTTGTTCCAGGACGACTGGAAGGTCCCGGTATCCAAGGTGATGACGGCAGAAGGGCTCATCACCGCGCCCGAGGGCACGACGCTCCGGCGTGCGCGGGAGATACTGCGCAAGCACCGGGTCGAGAAGCTGCCGATAGTTGACCGCAGCCGCAGGCTCAAGGGCCTGATCACCACCAAGGACATTCTGAAGCGGGTCGAGAACCCGAATGCGACCCTTGACTCGAAGCGCCGGCTCAAGGTCTCGGCCGCGGTGGGCGTCGGACGCGACGCGCTTGCTCGCGCCGAGGCGCTGGTCAATGCCGAGGTCGACGCCATCGTCATTGATACGGCTCACGGGCACCAGGACAAGGTGGTTGAAGCTGCGCGCCAGCTCCGGCGCAAGTATCCGAAGCTACAGCTTGTTGCCGGGAACGTCGGCACGGCCGAAGGCGCATTGGCTCTGGCCGAGGCTGGGGCGGATGCGGTGAAGGTCGGGGTCGGGCCGGGCTCGATCTGCACGACCCGGATTGTAGCGGGCGTGGGCGTGCCGCAGTTGACCGCAGTGATGGAGTGCTCGGCCGCTTTGAAGGCAAGGCGAGTCCCGATAATCGCCGACGGCGGCGTTCGTTATTCCGGGGACGTGGCCAAGGCGCTGGCGGCAGGGGCCGGGACCGTGATGATGGGGAACCTGCTCGCCGGGACCGATGAGAGCCCGGGTGAGGACGTGTTGCTCGAAGGCCGGCGCTACAAGGTCTATCGCGGTATGGGTTCGCTCGATGCGATGAAGAAGGGCTCGGCCGACCGCTATTTCCAGGAAGGGTCGGCCAAGCTCGTGCCCGAAGGCATTGTCGGCCGGGTGCCTTACCGGGGTAGCGCCCGTGAGGTGCTGTTCCAGCTCGACGGCGGCGTGCGGGCGGCGATGGGGTTCTGCGGGGCCAGCACTATCCCTGAGTTCCGGCGCAAGGCGAAGTTCGTGAAGATTACCGGCGCGGGGTTGCGCGAGAGCCACCCGCACGACGTGACCATCACCAAGGAAGCGCCGAACTACGAGGCGCCGGAGGGCCAGGAATAG
- a CDS encoding T9SS type A sorting domain-containing protein, with protein MLNRIVPAVLTIVLCATLALGGEQFAVSKSGVCLAGPVSTLDDSVAIIRPGANESPGNVPVVIMLTNVGDVAALVPRLDVTIKPSGYADNKQNISVPVGVPATLTMTAWTAPASGTETCMAWITDPADANHTNDTVVLLVHCGLPGLSGEVGMPPSRSASLLTSSIAHTRCGVNHVGLANVTLYDIRGRVAARYSLGVKESSLDLRSLSAGVYLVRLGDGRSAVTQKLVVQR; from the coding sequence ATGCTGAACAGAATCGTACCTGCAGTCCTGACCATTGTACTGTGCGCGACCCTCGCACTGGGCGGCGAGCAGTTCGCGGTGAGCAAGTCCGGCGTGTGCCTGGCCGGCCCCGTGTCCACGCTGGATGATTCGGTCGCGATAATCAGGCCGGGAGCGAACGAGTCACCGGGGAACGTACCGGTGGTGATCATGCTTACCAACGTAGGAGACGTGGCGGCTTTGGTGCCGCGTCTCGACGTGACGATAAAACCGAGTGGATATGCGGACAACAAGCAGAACATATCGGTTCCGGTGGGTGTGCCCGCGACGCTAACAATGACTGCCTGGACTGCTCCTGCCAGCGGCACGGAGACCTGCATGGCGTGGATCACCGATCCTGCGGATGCCAACCACACGAACGATACAGTCGTCCTGCTTGTACATTGCGGGCTCCCGGGCTTGTCCGGAGAGGTCGGAATGCCCCCGAGTCGGTCGGCGAGTTTGCTCACAAGCAGCATCGCGCACACCCGGTGCGGAGTGAACCACGTTGGACTCGCGAATGTCACTCTCTATGACATCAGGGGACGGGTGGCGGCCAGGTATTCCCTGGGGGTGAAGGAGTCTTCGCTGGATCTGCGTTCTCTTAGCGCGGGAGTCTACCTGGTGCGGTTGGGTGACGGCCGGTCTGCGGTAACGCAGAAGCTCGTGGTTCAGCGCTGA